A genome region from Rhodopseudomonas boonkerdii includes the following:
- a CDS encoding helix-turn-helix transcriptional regulator produces MSNTRISFEQASRSLLDAAVDPSRWTATMDLLGEYAGATGAVLLPVKGQSPGTPHSQSLTEALEAYFRDGWHERDERQRGLPMIPLRGIFVDQDFASPEELASSDYYRGLLARYDCNWSAVVGFLDPVDEWCLVFERGDRHGFFDRAAQDDLVRFAKPLSQAAAIARSLSYASAVGALDAYQAIGCASFLIDHAGLVVRHNQKAQDLIGHGLELHRRELRSMYPPDNAELEALIASHRPGQVAQIPQRDLALVHRRGKRPLILRAIKLEGIAASVFARGAILLLVSDPDARGAPTAPETLTRVFGLTETEAMLALHLEQELPLSDVAARMSISVETARTHLKRVLMKTQTHRQQELLMLLRRLAP; encoded by the coding sequence ATGAGCAACACCAGAATCTCCTTCGAACAGGCGTCGCGGTCTCTGCTGGATGCGGCAGTCGATCCGTCGCGCTGGACCGCGACCATGGATCTCCTCGGCGAATACGCCGGGGCCACGGGCGCGGTGCTGCTTCCCGTCAAGGGGCAAAGCCCGGGGACGCCGCATTCGCAATCTCTGACCGAGGCGCTCGAAGCCTATTTCCGCGATGGCTGGCACGAACGCGACGAAAGACAACGCGGTCTTCCGATGATTCCGCTGCGCGGGATTTTTGTCGACCAGGATTTTGCCAGCCCCGAAGAACTTGCGTCTTCCGACTACTATCGCGGCCTGCTTGCGCGCTATGACTGCAACTGGTCGGCTGTGGTAGGCTTTCTCGATCCGGTCGATGAATGGTGCCTTGTTTTCGAGCGCGGCGATCGCCACGGTTTTTTCGACCGCGCGGCGCAGGATGATCTCGTCAGGTTTGCCAAGCCGCTCAGCCAGGCGGCGGCCATCGCGCGCAGCCTGTCTTATGCGAGCGCTGTGGGGGCGCTCGACGCCTATCAGGCGATCGGCTGCGCCAGCTTCCTGATCGACCATGCCGGCCTTGTGGTGCGCCATAACCAGAAAGCACAGGATCTGATCGGACACGGGCTCGAATTGCATCGCCGCGAATTGCGGTCGATGTATCCGCCCGACAATGCCGAACTCGAAGCATTGATCGCTTCGCATCGGCCGGGACAAGTGGCGCAGATTCCGCAACGTGATCTCGCGTTGGTTCATCGCCGCGGCAAGCGGCCGCTGATCCTGCGCGCCATCAAGCTGGAAGGCATCGCCGCCTCAGTGTTCGCTCGGGGCGCGATCCTGTTGCTGGTCTCCGATCCCGATGCGCGCGGCGCACCGACGGCGCCAGAGACCCTGACCAGAGTGTTCGGCCTGACCGAAACCGAAGCCATGCTCGCCTTGCATCTGGAGCAGGAATTGCCGCTGTCCGACGTGGCGGCGCGGATGTCGATTTCCGTGGAAACGGCGCGGACGCATCTCAAGCGCGTTCTGATGAAAACGCAGACCCATCGCCAGCAGGAACTGCTGATGTTGTTGCGCCGCCTGGCACCGTGA
- a CDS encoding BTAD domain-containing putative transcriptional regulator, with product MDDQTSFVQEPVRGGRDTPYQARSFSLTLLGLFALLDGRSGAQIPVTSRKARALLTYLVMAPRCTADRVMLAGLLWGDNADEQARQSLRQALSSLRRIQVNGDGLLQSDDKIVRLACELVDADCLDLLQLPDDADIADLMRVCSAYQGAFGTGLEIGEPAFDDWLREERQRVMDRAIVLHDRLVKALERDGRHQEALIQANALLAINPIREETHRLIIGLEAVVSGRAAAMQRFEAFRILLREELAVRPEPATFKLIDELRDLPETASVTADEDAVVVARVAGTVPRTGRRGIVLAAGGLLTLLIAAVVGVVIWGWPGDRSIDDRRYGRVSVSLAPISGGDPGNQELIRALTSEASLAFSRNNRVTLIEFTHAPARRPDYRISAQFVSAAPVARIDVHLTATRSNETIWSGSIPANLGPPTKFARELYGYVTSEIVLHQARLLARASSVPAKLWRGRAAQLQTRLGTEDLTAITLYKEVLAEDPTNVIALLELSDCLILRVARNASPQRAEDIAAISDLLIRVKPLVPNSSDIAFKEGMLNKLQTNFEQALGNFEQSVRLDPAHWNAAAQYAHIMIFLGRLQEGYRLMQEATPNLLPDLAAAETAYIAGETALVAGHYPEAAQYLGTAVTGNPTVGRIQALYAVALFRANRLDEARAAAIKARQLSPNYTPEVMKLRGGRTADPRYQEAKDQMVEAFRAVRALE from the coding sequence TACGTCCCGCAAAGCCCGCGCCCTGCTGACTTATCTCGTGATGGCGCCGCGCTGCACGGCCGATCGTGTGATGTTGGCGGGCCTGTTGTGGGGCGATAACGCCGATGAACAGGCGCGGCAAAGCCTGCGGCAAGCGCTGAGCAGCCTGCGCCGAATCCAGGTAAATGGCGACGGCCTGCTGCAATCCGATGACAAGATCGTCCGGCTGGCGTGCGAACTCGTCGATGCCGATTGCCTTGATCTGCTGCAATTACCGGACGATGCGGACATCGCCGATCTGATGCGGGTCTGTTCGGCCTATCAGGGGGCGTTCGGCACCGGGCTGGAAATCGGCGAACCCGCTTTTGACGACTGGCTGCGCGAGGAGCGCCAGCGCGTCATGGATCGTGCGATCGTTCTGCACGATCGCCTCGTCAAGGCGCTGGAGCGCGACGGCCGGCATCAGGAGGCCCTGATCCAGGCGAACGCGCTGCTGGCCATCAATCCGATCCGCGAGGAAACCCATCGCCTGATCATCGGGCTCGAGGCCGTGGTGTCCGGGCGGGCGGCTGCGATGCAGCGTTTCGAGGCCTTTCGTATTCTGCTGCGCGAAGAACTCGCCGTGCGGCCGGAGCCTGCAACGTTCAAGCTGATCGACGAATTGCGGGACCTGCCGGAGACCGCGTCGGTTACAGCGGATGAGGATGCAGTGGTTGTGGCCCGTGTGGCGGGAACCGTGCCACGCACCGGCCGGCGTGGGATCGTGCTGGCTGCCGGCGGGTTGCTGACGTTGTTGATCGCGGCCGTCGTCGGTGTCGTCATATGGGGCTGGCCCGGTGACCGAAGCATCGACGACCGGCGCTATGGCCGTGTGTCGGTTTCACTCGCCCCCATCAGCGGCGGCGATCCGGGCAATCAGGAGCTGATCCGCGCGCTCACCAGCGAAGCCTCGCTGGCGTTTTCGCGTAACAACAGGGTAACACTGATCGAATTCACCCATGCACCAGCTAGACGGCCCGATTATCGTATCAGTGCGCAGTTCGTATCCGCCGCTCCGGTCGCGCGTATCGACGTTCACCTGACGGCCACCCGCAGCAACGAAACCATATGGTCGGGTTCGATTCCTGCGAACCTTGGGCCTCCAACCAAGTTCGCACGCGAACTCTACGGGTATGTAACGTCCGAAATCGTACTGCATCAGGCCAGATTGCTGGCGCGCGCCAGTTCGGTGCCAGCAAAACTCTGGCGCGGCCGCGCGGCCCAATTGCAAACCCGGCTAGGCACCGAGGATCTGACGGCCATCACGTTATACAAGGAGGTCCTCGCGGAAGACCCGACCAATGTGATCGCGCTGCTCGAACTGTCCGATTGCCTCATTCTCCGGGTGGCGCGAAACGCCAGTCCGCAGCGCGCCGAGGATATCGCTGCGATCAGCGACCTGCTGATTCGCGTGAAGCCGTTAGTGCCGAACTCGTCCGACATCGCCTTCAAGGAAGGCATGTTGAACAAGCTGCAAACCAATTTCGAGCAGGCGCTCGGCAATTTCGAGCAATCTGTCCGGCTCGACCCCGCGCATTGGAATGCTGCAGCGCAGTATGCCCATATCATGATCTTCCTCGGACGGCTGCAGGAGGGCTATCGCCTGATGCAGGAGGCCACACCCAATCTTCTGCCCGATCTGGCCGCTGCCGAGACGGCCTATATCGCCGGGGAGACCGCCCTGGTCGCGGGACACTATCCGGAAGCCGCGCAGTATCTCGGCACGGCTGTGACCGGCAATCCGACTGTGGGGCGCATTCAGGCGCTATATGCGGTGGCTCTGTTTCGGGCCAACCGGCTCGATGAAGCCCGCGCCGCAGCAATCAAGGCGCGGCAGCTCAGCCCGAACTATACGCCGGAGGTCATGAAGCTGCGCGGTGGCCGCACGGCGGATCCACGTTACCAGGAGGCGAAAGACCAGATGGTCGAGGCGTTCCGGGCGGTGCGGGCGCTTGAATGA